The DNA sequence AACACAAACTGCCCAGAACCTAGCATGCAAGAGCAAACAATAGTCTACTCAAGGAACATTTGGTATCAGATGGGGGGTTAAGAATCTAGTACATGAAATGATTCACACCCACATTTACGGCAATACTAAGTACACGATAGGAGaataaaagaaacaagaaaataatGTTAGGGTCAGATTGATGATAAATAACATAATTGACAGGGAGGAAGAGAATGCAGTGGAGGATTTGGGTTTGTTGACCCAAAGCACATTTAACAAACTTGAGATTTTCTCTAAGGCTTGTTTTCTTCAGTAGGACATCAACATTAATATCACAATACCACCAATTTAAAGAAAGGTAGAAGCATAAATCAGTAAAATCATGGAATTACACActcaataatttaataatttagcAATATGTATGGGCATAGCAAGTTTGCATCAAACTCCCAAAGAAGTTCAGTTATCAAGGAGATAATATGGCAATATTAAAAGCAACCAAAATGCCCAACAAACCAAAAGGTATATTCTGATAAGTTGCAAACACTACATAAAGGTCTGAGTGACCACAATTTTTTTGCATTGTGAAGTGAAATCAATCAAACGAGACTCACATTTTACGTGAACTTTTGTTAAGTGGACTTCCTTGAGGGACATTCTGGCCATCTATATCACTCCTACTTCCAAAatctcttggtcctattccAGTGTTGGATGTTTGAGCTCGAATTGTGCCACGGGCCAAACTCAACGTCGATTTCTGTCTGCATCTTGCTATATATAATTCAGGCATAATGTCACTTAGTATGATTGgtggagaaaaaagagaaaaaatataaatatgaacAATTGAAGCTGTACAAAGCCAATGATTTCCCAATACAAGTGAAAGCATACACTCCACAAAATCTTAGCATCAATATCATATTACTTCAGGCGACATAGTTTTCCAATGAATAACCCAATGTGTGTCAGTTTTGTTTTTGACCATTTGCACTTCTTATCCATATGCACAGAATCTTAGCAAATACCATAACAGTATCAACACAACTGAAACGACATACTATATGTCTATATCTATTCAAACAAATTCCAGTACTTTAAAAACTTTTGTATACTCCTCACAACAACTAACTGCAAAATATTCAACTATACCTACAAGCTAACGAAACAAAAGGAAAACCAATGAAATTTATTTATTGGATAAAAACATAACTTTCTGCTGAAATTTCAGCTATGTTGCCCAAGTAGATATAGTAACAGACTAACAGTATATGACAGTGTTGTAAAGCAAACAGGTATGTGATAGCATAACATAACACAGTACGCTACCTTGTGAAACATATGTGGAGCAAGCTTCTTTGGTATGTTATTTGGGTTCGTGGTACGGGGTTCACTTAATAGTAATTGATGCATTATTCATTTAAgaaattaagataaaataaaataaagcccAATATTATTGCTTTTTCTCTAAACCACCCTTTGTCACACACCCTCCATGGCAGCAGGCTCTTCCAGTGCAGCAGTCTCACTATTGACCATGGACCATCTAACTCTGCAATTTCAGAGGCAACCAATAGCATTCTGGTTCACTAAAGAATCACAAATCAAAACACGCAAACCGGTACGCAATACATGAGCAAATTGGAGAATTTATGTAACTATGAGGGGATATGATGAACAAAAGAAAACCTTCCACATAATtttcacataaaaaataaatgaagttGCAGTGAACACAGAACAGTAACTCAAAGAATCCTGGGAAACAGATCACTTGATACGTTTGCAACAAGAAACATGGCGGAACAGGACACTCAAAGAGACACTAAAAATAGACAATAGGGTCCTTTCCTACTGATATACACTGAGACAGTGTCCTTCTTACTCCGACTCAGTGCAACCAAGCATATTTATTTACTATCATGTCCATCTATTTTGTGTCTATGAAATCTGCCAAGCGCCACCTCAACACTTCAGTATGAGAGGATTCATGGCCTATGACCATAGAAGAGTGGATCAGCAGCATCTCCGGCATTGCTGTCGCTCTTGTCACCATCTCAGCGTGTTGCGCTAGCTGCAGTCACTGCTTTGCGGCTCGAGGGCGTCCTCTTTTTGTGTTGCCGCCAGTGGAGTGGCAGCAAAGGAATGGTTTTGAGTGAGTGATGAGTGAGTGCCGCTGTATAGAAAATTTCAAAACGACACCGTTTGACATCTACCTAGCAATGTACTGGCGTCACCGGAAATTTATTAAAcaacaaaggaaaaaaaagaatcCATACCCAGGCATACCAAAATTATCCACACCAAAACTGCCGCACCCGTGCTTTTTCAATCGAGGTCAAAACCCCAGTAGGGAGaaagatattaaaaaagaaataataaataaaacataaagattaAATGCGAACTAAGCCAAGAGCATAAATTCTGGGAAAAAGAACTCACATTGTGATAAGGTAGTGATTGTTGGCAGAGAAGGGCAGCATGGTAATGTGTCCACCACAGCCAACAAAGGAGGAGGTTTTCCCCTTGATACCATTGGTGCATGAGGACCTAACCCTTTCATTTTCTTTGTAGTATCCTGCAACTGCGCCTCTACAATTGCATTTTTCTGGTGTAATTGAGTTGTGGAGTTATGTTGCACGAAAGCTCAAAAGTTTCCAGAAAGTTTGAAACTGCTGACTTACCCAATTACCCTTTGTTTGTCGTGCAGAGTGCAGGCACTTGGCAGATGCTGAACAGAGACGAGGGACGAGGCGGAGGTAGAGACAGCCGAGGCACGGCGGAGCCAAGGCGGCCGGGACGACACAAACGGCGGAGGCACAGGAGCGGAGGAAGCAGATGCGAGCAAACACTGACCGTGCGGGGACGCGGCAGAGGAGCCGGCGAGGAGAGTGACGAGGGACGACCGGCGGTAACCGCGCTGTGAGCGAGAGAGGTGAGAGTGTCTGAGGGGGAATCTCTGTGAGGTGCGGTGAGTGAGGTGAAGCTGTGAGTGTCTGAGTGAGATTGGGGATGgttttgggttttttttttttttggttcgTCCTAAAACGGCTTTGTGTTGGGGTTTTTTTCGTTTTTTGTCTTGGCCCAATGCCAAACAACCCAAGTAACCCCGGGTCGGGTCGGAAAAACCAAAACCCTAACCTCATCCTCTAACACCCGTGCCCTCTCTTCGTCTCCCTCACTCTCAGTCTCATAGATTCCGTCGGCTATGCAGCCATCACCACTGTCTGTCCGCCATCGATCCCAAAGACTGCGTTGACATCCTTTCACCCCGTCCTTTTGCCTCAAAAAATCGATTTTTAAAAGGAATTAAAAATTTGACCAAGTTAGGTTTTAAAATATCACACGGATTACCGGTTTTTATGAAATCCAACCAACTTAAATCGGTTCTGACGCAACTAAGATCCTGTGAAGTGTGAACAACCTGTAACCTAGCCATTTAGAGGTTGGTAATTGATTTTTCGATCCAAGTAGACGGATCGATCtagtttttatgttttgggtacATCAGAGGCTCTAAggccaagaaaaaaaaaaggaaaaagagcaACTAACTACCACGAAAAATTTGAATCCCACAACAATCAACAAACAACATTAACTACACTTTTTTAGGGGGATTGTCAAACCATAAATGATGAG is a window from the Arachis stenosperma cultivar V10309 chromosome 3, arast.V10309.gnm1.PFL2, whole genome shotgun sequence genome containing:
- the LOC130969741 gene encoding protein PAM71-homolog, chloroplastic isoform X1, with amino-acid sequence MRLGFWFFRPDPGLLGLFGIGPRQKTKKTPTQSRFRTNQKKKKPKTIPNLTQTLTASPHSPHLTEIPPQTLSPLSLTARLPPVVPRHSPRRLLCRVPARSVFARICFLRSCASAVCVVPAALAPPCLGCLYLRLVPRLCSASAKCLHSARQTKGNWKNAIVEAQLQDTTKKMKGLGPHAPMVSRGKPPPLLAVVDTLPCCPSLPTITTLSQSRCRQKSTLSLARGTIRAQTSNTGIGPRDFGSRSDIDGQNVPQGSPLNKSSRKIVKPPKWIARYPTFIALALIGCALVFSLVTFLKGGPASVLAAISKSGFTAAFTLIFVSEIGDKTFFIAALLAMQYEKGLVLLGSMGALALMTILSVVIGRIFQSVPAQFQTTLPIGEYAAVTLLLFFGLKAIKDAWDLPCNGVKNGGNGNSELNEFAEAEELVKEKVSKRLSNPFEVIWKSFSLVFFAEWGDRSMLATIALGAAQSPWGVASGAIGGHLLATSIAIVGGALLANYISEKLVGYLGGGLFLIFAVATFFGVF